The following proteins are co-located in the Solanum pennellii chromosome 1, SPENNV200 genome:
- the LOC107028310 gene encoding uncharacterized acetyltransferase At3g50280-like has protein sequence MASKVSIISTWTVKAAGTSQHHTDNCEIIELTPWDILALQIDYAQSGLLYPMPTLEQVRDVSKSTNTTTLIDHLRVSLSRALDFYPPFCGRLEAITEQSGTTSFVINCNNAGVLFSHAIAHGVTIRDIIESNCVPHVVRDFFSLNGVQNQEATSQLPCLAVQVTELVDGIFIGCTNNHVVVDGTSFWNFYNSWAELSRGSKIISKIPFLKREFPFEIDGFYPNRISIPNERINSGDKFIPPALQMLREKVFHFTKENIYKLKAKANHEMNTTKISSLQAVLAHVWRSVIRCRRLDHNEETTFEVSINMREKVNPPLPEGYFGNAIYPVTVTIKTGELLEHGFGWAALQINESIASHDHEKLKCIYENWMKDPEIQKLDELPSNYFMLHNSPRFNFFKYDFGWGKPIAHRSGEGNMLDGKITVSPGVEEGSIILEICLSSETIQALEEDIIFGEFVNTTPMLAVEPTIRARI, from the coding sequence ATGGCCTCCAAGGTATCCATCATTTCAACATGGACTGTTAAAGCTGCTGGAACAAGTCAGCACCATACAGATAACTGTGAGATTATTGAGTTGACACCATGGGACATTCTTGCACTTCAAATTGACTATGCGCAAAGTGGACTCCTCTATCCCATGCCTACATTGGAACAAGTAAGAGATGTATCAAAATCAACAAATACTACTACATTAATTGATCATCTTAGAGTTTCACTATCTCGAGCTTTAGATTTCTACCCTCCATTCTGTGGCCGCCTTGAGGCAATCACAGAACAGAGTGGAACTACTTCTTTCGTCATTAATTGTAACAATGCTGGCGTTCTATTCAGCCATGCCATAGCTCATGGTGTTACAATACGCGACATCATTGAATCAAATTGCGTTCCTCACGTGGTTCGTGATTTTTTCTCATTGAATGGTGTACAAAACCAAGAGGCTACCTCCCAATTACCCTGTTTGGCTGTGCAAGTAACAGAGCTTGTGGATGGCATATTCATTGGCTGCACGAACAATCACGTGGTTGTTGACGGAACttctttttggaatttttaCAATTCTTGGGCTGAGTTATCTCGCGGTTctaaaatcatctcaaaaatcCCCTTTTTGAAACGTGAATTCCCTTTCGAAATTGATGGTTTCTACCCTAATCGTATTTCTATACCGAATGAAAGAATCAATTCAGGTGATAAATTCATTCCACCAGCACTACAAATGCTGCGAGAAAAGGTATTTCACTTCACCAAAGAAAATATCTACAAGTTAAAAGCAAAGGCCAATCATGAAATGAACACCACAAAGATTTCTTCTCTTCAAGCTGTGTTGGCTCACGTTTGGCGATCCGTGATACGTTGTCGTCGTCTCGATCACAACGAAGAAACAACTTTTGAGGTATCCATCAACATGAGGGAGAAAGTGAATCCTCCATTACCAGAAGGGTACTTTGGGAATGCAATTTACCCTGTTACCGTAACGATCAAAACGGGAGAGCTGCTGGAGCACGGATTTGGATGGGCTGCTTTGCAAATTAATGAGTCGATTGCTTCCCATGACCATGAAAAGTTGAAGTGCATATACGAGAATTGGATGAAGGACCCTGAGATACAAAAATTGGATGAATTGCCTAGCAATTACTTCATGCTGCATAACTCTCCGCGATTCAATTTTTTCAAGTATGATTTTGGTTGGGGAAAGCCAATTGCACATAGAAGTGGTGAGGGAAACATGTTAGATGGTAAAATAACAGTGTCACCTggagtagaagaagggagcattattcttgaaattTGCCTTTCTTCAGAGACAATACAAGCATTGGAGGAAGACATAATATTTGGGGAGTTTGTGAACACTACACCAATGCTTGCTGTGGAACCAACGATTCGAGCTCGTATTTAA